Proteins encoded within one genomic window of Tachysurus vachellii isolate PV-2020 chromosome 16, HZAU_Pvac_v1, whole genome shotgun sequence:
- the zgc:165507 gene encoding monocarboxylate transporter 2 encodes MPPPAGPQPVPPPDGGWGWAVVCGAFISIGFSYAFPKATTVFFKDIQKIFDASYSQVAWISSIMLAVMYAGGPISSILVNTYGSRPVMIAGGFLCSISMIAASFCNSVMQLYICIGMIGGFGLAFNLQPALTMIGKYFFKKRPIANGLAMAGSPVFLSTLAPLNQYLINAFGWRGSFFILGGLLLNCCVAGSLMRPLPQPLTKNDTRNEEEVPAAKTSKPTAWQTVNKYLDLSLFKHRGFLIYLSGNVIMFLGFFAPIVFLSPYARDNGVDEYSAAFLLSILAFVDMFARPSMGLLANTRWVRPKIQYFFSFAVLYNGVCHILCPLAQTYTGMVVYAVFFGFAFGMVSAVLFETLMDLVGPQRFSSAVGLTTIVECCPVLIGPPLAGKLVDITKNYKYMYICCGSVVILASIWLFVGNFINYRLLEKERKQELYKRAELEEPDKGPDCKEDGQVSEELCGKHVVEDAVQRETNI; translated from the exons ATGCCGCCCCCTGCTGGACCTCAACCTGTTCCCCCACCGGATGGAGGCTGGGGCTGGGCTGTGGTTTGTGGAGCCTTCATCTCCATCGGCTTCTCCTACGCTTTCCCCAAAGCCACTACTGTTTTCTTCAAGGACATTCAGAAAATCTTTGACGCATCATATAGCCAAGTTGCCTGGATCTCCTCCATCATGCTGGCTGTCATGTATGCtggag GCCCTATAAGCAGTATCCTTGTAAACACGTATGGCAGCCGGCCAGTTATGATAGCAGGTGGATTCCTGTGTTCCATCAGCATGATTGCTGCATCATTCTGCAACAGTGTCATGCAGCTGTACATCTGCATCGGAATGATTGGGG GTTTTGGTCTTGCCTTCAACCTCCAGCCAGCTTTGACCATGATTGGGAAGTACTTTTTCAAAAAGCGTCCCATCGCTAATGGCCTGGCCATGGCAGGTAGCCCTGTCTTTTTAAGCACCCTAGCTCCCTTAAACCAGTACCTCATTAATGCTTTTGGATGGCGAGGAAGCTTCTTTATTCTTGGGGGGCTTTTGCTCAATTGCTGCGTCGCCGGATCCCTCATGAGGCCACTGCCCCAGCCTTTGACAAAGAATGACACCAGAAATGAAGAAGAGGTTCCAGCTGCTAAGACGTCGAAACCTACAGCATGGCAGACTGTCAACAAATACCTTGACTTGTCACTGTTTAAGCACAGGGGCTTCCTGATCTATCTGTCAGGAAATGTTATTATGTTTTTGGGCTTCTTCGCCCCTATCGTCTTCCTTTCTCCATATGCCAGAGACAATGGTGTAGATGAGTACTCAGCAGCCTTCCTGCTATCCATCTTGGCTTTTGTGGACATGTTTGCTCGTCCCTCAATGGGACTGTTGGCCAACACACGTTGGGTGCGACCAAAGATCCAGTACTTCTTTAGCTTTGCTGTCCTCTATAATGGCGTGTGCCATATACTGTGTCCACTTGCTCAGACTTACACTGGCATGGTGGTATATGCAGTGTTCTTTGGGTTTGCATTCGGCATGGTGAGTGCTGTGCTCTTTGAGACACTTATGGACCTGGTAGGACCTCAAAGGTTCTCAAGCGCTGTTGGCCTTACCACTATCGTTGAGTGCTGCCCTGTGCTTATTGGACCACCTCTGGCAG GGAAACTAGTGGATATCACAAAGAACTACAAGTACATGTACATATGTTGTGGCTCTGTAGTCATCTTGGCCAGCATCTGGCTCTTCGTCGGCAACTTCATCAATTACCGTCTgctggagaaagaaaggaaacaggAGCTCTATAAGCGAGCAGAACTCGAAGAACCTGACAAGGGACCAGATTGCAAAGAAGatggacaggtatctgaagaaCTCTGTGGGAAACATGTTGTGGAAGATGCTGtgcagagagaaacaaacatttaa